In one Spirosoma rigui genomic region, the following are encoded:
- a CDS encoding O-antigen ligase family protein — protein sequence MATSAFSLNRSPSPTLFWLYSLLGGLYTVGAGFLISKLGPVAAILAIVGPIGLALAVGVLLEPRFGLLLYVQLSFIVGFARFIPAEIPFGLLVDGLLALTLLSTFLNGQRMAWHRMRSLAFALIAIWFLYTVIELINPEAPYRPAWFFHVRPFSLHWFQVACIVLVAPITRNDIRILVNTWLFWSFLAALWAYKQQYIGLTTAEWRWLIEGGNAKTHLLFDKLRCFSFYSDAAQFGAEMAGVTLVSVIRVFEEKKLNRKLFFLALGLVFFWGYALSGTRSALFVLLAGFPFYLLLKRDIPKLLIGMAVATPLFLLLMFTSVGSSNYEVQRMRSALTPMNDPSFILRLQNQERLKTYLKDLPFGAGIGTSTDMGARFSPWHWAAQIPPDSWYVELWIETGRVGVSLYILMLLGLVGIGIYRVWQLRDPWLVKVMYAFLAEFVGIALMGYSNPVLGQFPTNSVVFISTLLVATCYRWDTHTSDYPIHSTSSTGLTSQRQPL from the coding sequence ATGGCTACCTCCGCTTTTTCCCTGAACAGATCTCCGTCACCAACGCTCTTCTGGCTATATAGTCTGCTGGGCGGACTGTATACCGTGGGTGCGGGTTTTCTGATCAGTAAGCTGGGACCGGTAGCCGCCATTCTGGCCATTGTCGGGCCCATCGGTCTGGCACTCGCCGTTGGCGTCTTGCTGGAGCCGCGTTTCGGGCTGCTGCTGTACGTTCAGCTGAGTTTCATTGTGGGTTTTGCCCGGTTTATCCCGGCCGAAATTCCGTTCGGGCTGCTGGTCGATGGTCTGCTGGCGCTGACGTTGCTGAGTACCTTCCTGAACGGGCAGCGAATGGCGTGGCACCGGATGCGGAGCCTGGCCTTCGCCCTGATCGCGATCTGGTTTCTTTACACGGTCATCGAGCTTATCAATCCCGAAGCACCGTATCGGCCGGCCTGGTTCTTTCACGTCCGCCCCTTTTCCCTGCACTGGTTTCAGGTAGCCTGCATCGTCCTGGTTGCACCCATCACCCGAAACGACATCCGTATTCTGGTCAACACCTGGCTGTTCTGGTCATTTCTGGCCGCGCTCTGGGCCTACAAGCAGCAGTACATTGGCCTCACGACCGCCGAATGGCGCTGGCTGATCGAAGGGGGTAATGCCAAAACGCACCTCCTGTTCGACAAGCTGCGCTGTTTCTCTTTTTATTCCGACGCAGCCCAGTTCGGGGCCGAGATGGCGGGGGTTACCCTGGTATCGGTCATCCGGGTTTTCGAAGAGAAAAAACTGAATCGCAAACTATTTTTTCTGGCGCTGGGTCTGGTTTTCTTCTGGGGCTACGCGCTGTCGGGTACCCGATCGGCGCTGTTTGTGCTGCTGGCGGGCTTCCCGTTTTACCTGCTTTTGAAACGCGACATTCCCAAACTGCTGATCGGGATGGCGGTGGCGACGCCCCTGTTCCTGCTGCTGATGTTTACCAGCGTGGGCAGTTCCAACTACGAGGTGCAGCGAATGCGATCGGCGCTGACGCCCATGAACGACCCCTCCTTTATCCTGCGGCTGCAAAACCAGGAACGGCTCAAGACCTACCTGAAAGACCTGCCATTTGGCGCGGGCATCGGCACGTCGACGGACATGGGTGCCCGCTTTTCGCCCTGGCACTGGGCCGCCCAGATCCCACCCGACAGCTGGTACGTCGAGCTCTGGATCGAGACGGGCCGGGTGGGTGTCAGCCTGTACATTCTCATGCTCCTTGGCCTCGTAGGTATTGGCATTTACCGGGTCTGGCAACTCAGGGACCCGTGGCTGGTCAAGGTCATGTACGCCTTTCTGGCCGAGTTTGTCGGCATTGCCCTGATGGGATACTCCAACCCGGTATTGGGTCAGTTCCCCACCAACAGCGTCGTGTTCATCAGCACCCTGCTC
- a CDS encoding sugar transferase, with translation MQAVKESVQSFRVLHVERDSQSATSFRQAFSNQVHVTSAASLTAALNVLDSTEPIDLILFNESMGSSRFISVLLTKPGRAAIPIMLMTDRKGIELTEAPYHGHVIDVFPTNYSEEDMRIRLTYLIHKKEYEHDGHAVTKSESIRIPIGKRMFDIALSLLILTMISPLLLVVAILVKLDSKGPVFYSSKRVGTGFKIFDMYKFRTMKTGADQLLAGMASQNLYNNASAEKPADDRCETCQLANTACQRPLFMDQKEICEVIYQQEQRAKAMFSKFKEDPRVTRLGKVLRNTSIDELPQLFNILRGDMSFVGNRPLPLYEAEKLTTTGYARRFAAPAGLTGLWQVTKRGKASVSDQERIQLDILYAKNYSLRTDFIILLKTLKAVWQKENV, from the coding sequence ATGCAGGCAGTAAAAGAATCCGTCCAATCGTTTCGGGTACTCCATGTCGAACGCGATAGTCAGTCGGCAACCTCATTCCGGCAGGCCTTCAGTAACCAGGTGCACGTTACCAGCGCAGCCAGCCTGACGGCCGCGCTGAACGTACTGGACAGCACCGAACCTATCGACCTGATTCTGTTCAACGAGAGTATGGGCAGCAGCCGGTTTATCTCCGTGCTGCTTACCAAACCCGGCCGGGCCGCTATCCCGATCATGCTCATGACCGACCGTAAAGGTATTGAGCTGACCGAAGCGCCTTACCACGGGCACGTGATCGACGTTTTTCCGACCAATTACTCCGAGGAAGACATGCGCATTCGGCTCACCTACCTGATTCATAAAAAGGAGTATGAACACGACGGGCATGCCGTTACCAAGTCCGAGTCAATTCGCATTCCCATTGGCAAGCGTATGTTCGACATTGCCCTGTCGCTGCTGATCCTGACCATGATTTCGCCCCTGCTGCTGGTGGTGGCCATTCTGGTGAAGCTCGACTCCAAAGGCCCCGTTTTTTATAGTTCGAAGCGGGTGGGTACCGGCTTTAAGATTTTTGACATGTACAAGTTCCGGACCATGAAAACCGGGGCCGATCAGCTCCTGGCGGGTATGGCCTCGCAGAACCTGTACAACAATGCCAGTGCCGAAAAACCCGCCGACGATCGCTGCGAAACCTGTCAGTTAGCCAACACGGCCTGTCAGCGGCCGCTGTTCATGGATCAGAAAGAGATCTGTGAAGTGATCTACCAGCAGGAGCAGCGGGCAAAAGCCATGTTCTCCAAATTCAAGGAAGACCCGCGCGTGACCCGCCTGGGCAAGGTGCTCCGGAACACCAGTATTGACGAACTGCCGCAGTTGTTCAACATCCTGCGGGGCGATATGTCGTTCGTGGGTAACCGGCCGCTCCCACTCTACGAAGCCGAGAAACTCACCACGACCGGCTACGCCCGCCGGTTTGCGGCTCCGGCTGGCCTGACGGGTCTATGGCAGGTGACCAAGCGGGGCAAAGCCAGCGTGTCGGATCAGGAACGGATTCAGCTGGACATTCTGTATGCCAAGAACTACTCGCTGCGTACCGATTTCATCATTCTTCTGAAAACGCTCAAAGCAGTATGGCAGAAGGAAAACGTATAA
- a CDS encoding glycosyltransferase family 2 protein, with amino-acid sequence MELLLLITLALVVYTYLGYGVVVWALIKLRPKRPSVRDTPDDFFPAVTLIVPAYNELSCLPAKVANSLEQHYPAGQIQFLFVTEGSNDGSDDYLKSVSPDRISVLGGSERHGKVAAMNRAMQQVKTPIVIFTDANTQLNLDAVRNIVRHFRDPEVGAVAGEKRIQTTDSELAAGSGEGLYWKYESQLKRWDAELHTIVGAAGELFAVRTELYEPVSTDTILDDFMISLLIAGRGYRVAYEPDAYALERPSFSIIDEQKRKIRIAAGGFQSMARLTHLLNPFRYGWLTFEYVSHRLMRWAVTPICLPLILLLNAALVLRGGAHPVWSLLLLAQVLFYGAALLGYELEKRQLRWKPTFVPFYFTFMNVCALAGLVRYLRGNQSGTWEKVRRADTVDALT; translated from the coding sequence ATGGAACTACTTTTACTCATTACGCTTGCCCTTGTTGTGTATACCTACCTCGGCTATGGGGTTGTGGTGTGGGCGCTGATCAAGCTACGACCCAAACGCCCGTCGGTACGGGACACGCCGGACGATTTTTTCCCCGCCGTAACCCTTATTGTGCCGGCCTATAACGAGCTAAGCTGCCTGCCCGCTAAAGTAGCCAACTCACTGGAGCAACACTACCCGGCCGGTCAGATCCAGTTCCTGTTTGTCACCGAAGGCTCCAACGACGGCTCGGACGACTACCTGAAATCGGTTTCTCCCGACCGGATCAGCGTACTCGGCGGCAGCGAACGCCACGGAAAAGTAGCGGCCATGAACCGGGCCATGCAGCAGGTAAAAACACCCATCGTCATCTTTACCGACGCCAACACCCAGCTGAACCTCGACGCCGTCCGGAACATTGTCCGGCATTTCCGGGACCCCGAAGTGGGGGCCGTAGCGGGCGAGAAACGTATCCAGACCACCGACAGTGAACTGGCAGCGGGCTCGGGCGAAGGGCTGTACTGGAAGTACGAGTCGCAGCTGAAGCGGTGGGATGCCGAACTGCATACCATTGTGGGAGCCGCCGGGGAGCTCTTCGCCGTTCGGACGGAGTTGTACGAACCCGTATCGACGGATACCATCCTCGACGATTTCATGATCTCCCTGCTCATTGCCGGTCGCGGGTACCGCGTGGCCTACGAGCCGGACGCCTACGCACTCGAACGGCCCTCCTTCTCAATCATCGACGAGCAGAAGCGTAAGATCCGGATTGCCGCCGGCGGGTTCCAGTCTATGGCCCGGCTCACGCACCTGCTCAATCCGTTCCGCTACGGCTGGCTCACGTTTGAATACGTATCGCACCGGCTGATGCGGTGGGCCGTTACGCCCATTTGCCTGCCCCTGATCCTGCTCCTGAACGCGGCCCTGGTGCTGCGGGGCGGGGCGCATCCGGTCTGGTCGCTGCTGCTGCTGGCGCAGGTTCTTTTTTACGGCGCGGCCCTGCTGGGTTACGAACTCGAAAAGCGGCAGCTGCGCTGGAAGCCAACATTCGTGCCGTTCTACTTCACGTTCATGAACGTGTGTGCACTGGCGGGCCTGGTGCGCTACCTGCGGGGCAACCAGTCGGGTACCTGGGAGAAAGTACGCCGGGCCGATACGGTTGACGCCCTTACGTAA
- a CDS encoding carbohydrate-binding protein: protein MKKLILSLCAGVVITTGVLVKGRSASSTASSTWRLERAAALDTIALPGRVEAERYKAMQGIQLEGTADAGGGQNISSIDAGDWIDYAVTVPRTGVYTFQFRVANGYGDGSRLQIQLPSGTVVGALDVPRTGGTQVWATVGATARLNAGTQTIRIYVVKGDWNLNWFDVTESRALPARFEAESYDVATDVRPEATDDAGGGSNLGYIDDNDWMDYNVNVATSGVYTFAFRVANSWGNGRIDIRDDAGTVLGGIDVPRTGGWQTWTTISTTANLQAGSQVLRIYSVRGAWNFNWMNISQGGAVLSKPVITFAALPDKTVDDGDFTLAASSTNTQTPLTFTSSNPSVVDVSNATGVWKASVRGAGTATLTASQAASSSFLAADDVARTQVVQPSSIISASKKIPIDPKRWYQLTNVSNGLNGLFDGVTDVNVETGWGKVLPQYDAYYPLLNGETMTLESLRFYDFTGTCTDNPMTLSIINDQWQRIPVATFTGENYATWVGPYPNRGTTGNAQFKLDQPISNARYLVINTYGAFPTEIELYGTYIASTQPVTPAPAKAVKLGDMLGVNAYEWNFEDGDSPWKINETKMNVVKSFTGIRHYMDWQKLESTEGNYSYNPTLSGGWNYDAIYERCKAEGIEVLACLKTLPDWMVNTYPSEQRDAENTPLRYGKDFADPLSYLEQAKMGFQYMARYGSNPNVNPALLKVNTTPRWTGDTPNSVKIGLGLIKYIECDNERDKWWKGRKAYQTAREYAANLSAFYDGHKNTMGAGVGVKNADPSVKVVVGGLASASSGSDYIKGMIDWCKQYRGYKADGTVDLCWDIINYHMYSDNTSSSQSGTSTRGAAPEVSPINRIAEDFRQTAHRQSYDMPVWITEAGYDVNQGSPLRAIPIGSKSALETQGDWILRSALFYARQGIEKVFFYQLYDDNSSGGMFGTSGLANGNTTTRRPAADYLYQTKKLFGQYLFRETLNRDPFVDRYEYNGTSAYALVVPDEAGRTTSYTLDLGNAAQARIYRPVVGSDNMSMEVVNTNQGKVALTVTETPLFVVAGAAAGGRQEALTATDSRSLDEVVRVFPNPTTDFVTIEAERSTKGSLKVNVYNTGLGQLHQQVKIPRTGNQFSGKIDMTSLPVGTYLLEIKHGTERVVRKVLKVN from the coding sequence ATGAAAAAACTTATACTATCTCTATGTGCAGGGGTTGTCATTACGACCGGCGTTCTTGTCAAGGGTCGCAGTGCATCCTCAACGGCCTCCTCAACCTGGCGGTTAGAGCGGGCTGCAGCCCTGGACACCATCGCCTTACCGGGCCGCGTCGAAGCCGAACGGTACAAGGCCATGCAGGGCATTCAACTGGAAGGAACGGCTGATGCCGGTGGGGGACAAAACATCAGCAGTATCGACGCAGGCGACTGGATCGATTACGCCGTTACCGTACCGCGCACCGGGGTGTACACTTTTCAGTTTCGGGTAGCCAATGGCTATGGCGATGGGTCCCGGCTCCAGATCCAGCTCCCCTCGGGTACTGTCGTTGGTGCCCTCGACGTGCCCCGCACGGGCGGCACCCAGGTCTGGGCAACGGTAGGCGCAACGGCCCGTTTGAACGCCGGGACGCAGACCATCCGGATCTACGTTGTGAAAGGCGACTGGAATCTGAACTGGTTCGATGTTACTGAAAGCCGCGCCCTGCCCGCCCGGTTCGAAGCCGAAAGCTACGACGTCGCCACGGACGTCCGGCCGGAAGCTACCGACGATGCCGGGGGCGGGTCGAACCTGGGATACATCGACGATAACGACTGGATGGACTATAACGTCAATGTCGCTACGTCGGGGGTGTATACCTTCGCGTTCCGGGTTGCCAACAGCTGGGGCAACGGACGAATCGACATCCGGGACGACGCCGGGACGGTGCTGGGCGGTATTGACGTACCCCGCACGGGCGGGTGGCAAACCTGGACAACCATCAGCACAACGGCAAACCTGCAGGCGGGCAGCCAGGTCCTGCGTATCTATTCAGTGCGGGGAGCCTGGAATTTCAACTGGATGAACATCAGCCAGGGGGGAGCGGTCCTGTCGAAACCGGTCATCACCTTTGCGGCCCTTCCCGACAAAACCGTGGACGATGGCGATTTCACGCTGGCAGCTTCCAGCACCAATACGCAAACGCCCCTTACGTTTACCAGTTCGAACCCATCGGTCGTCGATGTTTCCAATGCAACGGGTGTCTGGAAAGCGTCGGTGAGGGGTGCCGGCACGGCCACCCTCACGGCTTCGCAGGCGGCTTCCAGTTCGTTCCTGGCCGCCGACGATGTAGCGCGTACGCAGGTTGTGCAGCCCTCCTCCATCATCTCGGCCAGCAAAAAAATCCCGATCGACCCCAAGCGCTGGTACCAGCTCACCAACGTGAGCAACGGACTGAACGGCCTGTTCGACGGCGTTACCGACGTAAACGTCGAGACGGGCTGGGGTAAGGTCCTGCCGCAGTACGATGCCTACTATCCCCTGTTGAACGGGGAAACCATGACGCTCGAAAGCCTGCGCTTCTACGATTTTACGGGTACCTGCACCGATAACCCGATGACGCTATCGATCATCAACGATCAGTGGCAGCGTATTCCGGTTGCCACCTTTACCGGCGAGAATTACGCCACCTGGGTAGGCCCCTACCCCAACCGGGGCACCACCGGCAACGCGCAGTTCAAGCTCGACCAGCCCATTAGCAACGCCCGCTACCTAGTAATTAATACGTATGGCGCGTTCCCGACCGAAATTGAACTGTATGGTACATATATCGCATCGACGCAGCCCGTTACGCCGGCCCCCGCTAAAGCCGTGAAGCTCGGCGATATGCTGGGCGTAAATGCCTACGAGTGGAATTTCGAGGACGGCGACTCGCCCTGGAAGATCAACGAGACCAAGATGAACGTCGTTAAAAGCTTCACCGGCATCCGGCACTATATGGACTGGCAGAAACTTGAGTCCACTGAGGGTAATTACTCCTATAACCCAACCCTGAGCGGTGGCTGGAATTACGACGCGATCTACGAACGCTGCAAAGCCGAGGGCATTGAGGTCCTGGCCTGTCTGAAAACCCTGCCCGACTGGATGGTGAATACCTATCCCAGCGAACAGCGGGATGCCGAAAATACACCCCTGCGGTATGGCAAGGATTTCGCCGACCCCCTCTCCTACCTGGAACAGGCGAAGATGGGCTTTCAGTACATGGCCCGCTACGGGAGTAACCCCAACGTGAACCCCGCCCTGCTCAAGGTCAATACCACCCCCCGGTGGACGGGTGACACGCCCAACTCTGTCAAGATTGGTCTGGGCCTGATCAAATACATCGAATGCGATAATGAACGCGACAAGTGGTGGAAAGGCCGGAAAGCCTACCAGACCGCCCGCGAATATGCCGCTAACCTGTCGGCGTTTTACGACGGGCATAAGAACACGATGGGCGCGGGCGTGGGGGTAAAGAACGCCGACCCGTCGGTGAAAGTGGTCGTGGGTGGACTGGCGTCGGCATCGAGCGGCTCGGATTACATCAAGGGGATGATCGACTGGTGCAAGCAGTACCGCGGTTACAAGGCCGATGGTACCGTTGATCTCTGCTGGGACATCATCAATTACCACATGTATTCGGACAATACCTCGTCATCGCAAAGTGGTACGTCGACCCGGGGAGCGGCTCCGGAAGTGTCGCCCATCAACCGCATTGCCGAAGATTTCCGGCAAACGGCCCACCGCCAGTCGTATGATATGCCGGTCTGGATTACGGAGGCCGGTTATGATGTCAACCAGGGCAGCCCGCTGCGTGCCATTCCCATTGGCAGTAAGTCGGCGCTGGAAACCCAGGGTGACTGGATTCTGCGGTCGGCCCTGTTCTATGCTCGTCAGGGTATTGAGAAGGTGTTCTTCTACCAACTGTACGACGACAATTCGTCGGGTGGTATGTTTGGCACCTCAGGACTGGCCAACGGCAACACGACTACCCGCCGTCCGGCTGCGGACTACCTCTACCAGACCAAAAAGCTGTTTGGCCAGTACCTGTTCAGGGAAACACTGAACCGCGATCCCTTCGTGGACCGGTACGAATACAACGGTACCTCCGCCTACGCCCTGGTCGTTCCCGACGAAGCAGGCCGAACCACATCGTACACACTGGATCTGGGCAATGCCGCCCAGGCCCGGATTTACCGCCCCGTGGTAGGCAGCGACAATATGAGCATGGAGGTCGTTAATACCAACCAGGGCAAAGTAGCGCTCACGGTGACGGAGACTCCCCTGTTTGTTGTTGCCGGAGCCGCAGCCGGCGGTCGGCAGGAAGCCCTTACCGCCACAGATAGCCGGAGCCTGGACGAAGTTGTTCGGGTGTTTCCCAACCCAACGACCGACTTTGTTACCATTGAAGCAGAACGGTCGACCAAGGGGTCACTGAAGGTTAACGTATACAATACGGGGCTTGGTCAGCTTCACCAGCAGGTCAAAATTCCCAGAACGGGGAATCAGTTCTCAGGAAAGATCGATATGACGAGCTTGCCGGTGGGTACCTATCTATTGGAAATTAAGCACGGCACTGAGCGTGTGGTCCGTAAAGTATTAAAAGTAAATTAA
- a CDS encoding glycosyltransferase family 2 protein, with the protein MAEGKRINQPPLISLITVNYNQAVVTCDMLESTRLLTYPRYEIIVVDNGSVEDPTDRIRRGNYPNVTVVVSPENLGFSGGNNLGISHARGDYFFLLNNDTFVTPNLLELLLEPFSQNPAVGVTCPKIRFHDQPTIIQYAGYRPLNEYTGQTWAVGLMEPDQGQHDQSGPTFFAHGAAMMVSRTVLERAGTLDDSFFLYYEELDWSARIRRAGFQIYYRAEALIYHRESMSVGKANAMKVYYHTRNRLWFMRRNVEGFPLFVFCVYFFGMALPKAILTYTLPWQPAYLKAVKDAVVWNLTHATQQPTSAVQPLAMAA; encoded by the coding sequence ATGGCAGAAGGAAAACGTATAAACCAGCCGCCCCTGATCTCCCTCATCACGGTCAATTACAACCAGGCGGTGGTAACCTGCGATATGCTGGAGTCGACGCGTTTGCTGACCTACCCCCGGTACGAAATTATTGTGGTCGATAACGGCTCGGTGGAGGACCCGACCGACCGCATCCGGCGGGGTAACTATCCCAACGTAACCGTTGTGGTCAGCCCCGAAAATCTCGGTTTTTCGGGCGGCAATAATTTGGGAATCAGCCACGCGCGGGGCGACTATTTCTTCCTGCTCAACAATGATACGTTTGTCACCCCCAACCTGCTGGAACTGCTGCTGGAGCCTTTCAGCCAGAACCCTGCGGTGGGAGTCACCTGCCCGAAGATCCGGTTCCACGACCAGCCAACGATCATCCAGTATGCCGGCTACCGGCCGCTGAACGAATACACCGGACAGACCTGGGCGGTGGGGCTGATGGAGCCTGATCAGGGACAGCATGACCAGTCGGGACCGACCTTTTTTGCGCATGGGGCCGCCATGATGGTGAGCCGTACAGTGCTGGAACGCGCCGGAACGCTGGACGACAGTTTCTTTCTGTACTACGAAGAACTGGACTGGTCGGCGCGGATTCGGCGGGCCGGTTTTCAGATCTACTACCGGGCCGAGGCCCTGATTTACCACCGGGAGTCGATGAGTGTGGGCAAGGCCAACGCCATGAAGGTTTACTACCACACCCGCAACCGGCTGTGGTTCATGCGCCGGAACGTTGAGGGGTTCCCGCTGTTCGTGTTTTGCGTGTATTTTTTTGGCATGGCCCTTCCCAAAGCCATCCTGACCTATACACTGCCCTGGCAGCCGGCCTACCTCAAAGCGGTGAAGGACGCAGTGGTCTGGAATCTGACCCACGCCACCCAACAACCTACATCCGCCGTGCAGCCACTGGCTATGGCGGCTTAA
- a CDS encoding response regulator, whose product MKPLYNVLIAEDDPFIRKVLRQTLKDDFSVITKENGIEAVSWLEEGNPVDIVLSDIQMPHMDGKDLLRTLRASPSFQRLPIIILSTFSDSATRISCLNMGADDYIVKPFNPLEVKTKIATVLRRIEATNPKLSLGHS is encoded by the coding sequence ATGAAGCCACTTTACAACGTGTTAATCGCCGAGGACGACCCATTTATCCGCAAAGTTCTCCGGCAGACACTGAAAGATGACTTTTCAGTTATTACCAAAGAAAACGGAATCGAAGCGGTCTCCTGGCTTGAAGAGGGCAATCCCGTAGACATTGTCCTGTCTGATATTCAGATGCCCCACATGGACGGCAAAGATCTGCTCCGTACCCTGCGGGCCAGTCCCAGCTTTCAACGGTTGCCCATCATCATTCTGTCGACGTTTTCTGACAGTGCTACCCGCATTTCATGCCTGAACATGGGGGCCGACGACTACATCGTCAAACCCTTCAACCCGCTCGAAGTAAAGACTAAAATTGCTACGGTGCTGCGCCGGATCGAAGCCACCAACCCGAAGTTGTCTTTAGGCCATTCTTAA